The genome window CTCCGGCGGTCAGCGTCAGCGGGTGGCGATGGGCCGGGCAATCGTGCGTGAACCGCAGGTCTTCCTCATGGATGAGCCACTGTCAAACCTGGACGCCAAGCTGCGTGTCCAGACCCGTGCCCAGATTGTGAAGTTGCAGCAGAACCTGGGCGTGACCACGGTGTACGTCACCCATGACCAGGTCGAGGCGATGACGATGGGCCACCGCGTCGCCGTGCTAAAGGACGGCGTGCTCCAGCAGGTCGACACCCCCCAGAACCTCTACCACGACCCGGTCAACGCCTTCGTCGCCGGTTTCATCGGCTCGCCGTCGATGAACCTGCTGACGGTGCGGGGGACACTGCCGGCGGTCAAGGCCTCCCTGCCTGAACTGGGCGTCGAGCTTCCGACCGGGGCCATCCAGGTCGGCGTCCGCCCCGAGCACCTCACCGTGCAGGACGCCGCCACCGCCAGCGGCGGGCACCGCGCCACCGGCCTGACCGGCACGGTGACCCTCGTCGAAGAGCTCGGCGCGGACGCCAACATCTACGCCGACACCTCCTACGGCCCGGTGACCGCCCGAACCACGGACGCCCCCGACACCCTCCCTCCGGTCGGGGGGACAGTGATCTTCGACCTCGCCGACAACGCCCGGGTGTACTTCTTCGACACCCTCGGCGACCGCGTCCAGGAGGGGTAGTCGCCGGGCGTCCCGACCCCCTGCCCACCCCCGAAACGGGCACGACCGACGCGACCTTTTCCTGACCTTTCCCGCCCCGACGCCCCCACAGGGGCGTACGGGGTATTACACTCGCTCGAAGTACACCCGCGCGACCACCGGTTGTCGGGAACGTTTCACCGAGGATCCCCAACTGAAAGGCCAGGCCCATGGCTCACCTTCCGAAGCTCCCCACGAAGTTGCTGGCAACTCTCGCTGCCGCCGGTCTCACCGCCGGCCTGGTG of Corynebacterium terpenotabidum Y-11 contains these proteins:
- a CDS encoding ABC transporter ATP-binding protein, producing the protein MADVVFDHVNIRYPGSDTPTVKDLNLEITDGEFLVLVGPSGCGKSTTLRALAGLEPTDSGTISIGGRDVTGEEPGDRDIAMVFQDYALYPHMSVRDNMGFALTIKKLPKPEIAERVNRAAEILDLTEFLDRKPKDLSGGQRQRVAMGRAIVREPQVFLMDEPLSNLDAKLRVQTRAQIVKLQQNLGVTTVYVTHDQVEAMTMGHRVAVLKDGVLQQVDTPQNLYHDPVNAFVAGFIGSPSMNLLTVRGTLPAVKASLPELGVELPTGAIQVGVRPEHLTVQDAATASGGHRATGLTGTVTLVEELGADANIYADTSYGPVTARTTDAPDTLPPVGGTVIFDLADNARVYFFDTLGDRVQEG